A single genomic interval of Anthonomus grandis grandis chromosome 17, icAntGran1.3, whole genome shotgun sequence harbors:
- the LOC126746449 gene encoding actin-binding protein IPP translates to MAPSKLFKVKSDSQNASTKKGKFLSTEPSFEFATKLLGNLNLLRRDQKFCDVDIKLGNTIFKAHRAILSASSPYFHAMFTGELCEKNQKCVELHGVHPETFELILDFMYSGIVTVTKENVEDLVITADMFEFVEIITKCTYFLIDQLHETNAIGIYLFARDHNILELKVSAIRFIEEYFPKVAKEEEIYDLDRDTFTNFMASEYLKIDSECEMFLAAMKWINHDIANRKQYVFDVLKKVRLPLISFTFLERAINECPDSSLKIALKSVHGDMLNQKGALVPLNVKPRKCAKKDIYVIGGSKRELHSVWDRGLEMDYVSIEKFDTFTRKWTKVPDMRVNRLVPGVASLNGYIYVVGGEEDSNILSSCERYDPVTKIWTEVASMLISRCEFGLCALDGFLYAIGGWVDTDISGSIERYNPTQDSWEVVGNLPEPRFSMGLVSYEGLIYMVGGCSLNQRNMQDLMSYNPVSKEWQKLPCMSVARFQMGVAVLDDYLYVVGGTHRQQVLSSVERYSFKKNKWETVPSMKMERSGPAVSAIDGFLYVIGGSQTHATPFYSAQCTISAVECYDPYKNTWSDCPPLSETRAEAGAVVI, encoded by the exons ATGGCCCCATCGAAGCTATTCAAGGTAAAGTCGGACTCACAAAATGCCAGTACGAAAAAGGGAAAATTTCTATCCACCGAGCCGAGCTTTGAGTTCGCCACCAAACTACTCGGGAACTTAAATCTGTTGAGGCGAGACCAAAAGTTCTGTGATGTAGATATTAAGTTGGGAAACACAATATTTAAG GCGCACAGAGCAATCCTCTCAGCGAGCAGCCCATACTTCCACGCAATGTTCACCGGAGAACTGTGTGAAAAGAACCAAAAATGCGTGGAATTGCATGGGGTACATCCAGAAACCTTCGAACTAATCCTGGACTTTATGTATTCCGGAATCGTAACCGTAACCAAAGAAAACGTCGAAGACTTAGTGATAACTGCGGATATGTTCGAGTTTGTCGAAATAATCACAAAATGCACCTACTTCTTAATCGATCAGCTGCACGAGACTAATGCCATAGGAATTTATTT GTTTGCCAGAGACCATAACATCCTGGAACTAAAAGTGTCTGCCATAAGGTTCATCGAGGAGTATTTCCCAAAAGTGGCCAAAGAGGAGGAGATTTACGACTTGGACAGGGACACTTTTACCAACTTTATGGCCtcggaatatttaaaaatcgatTCCGAATGCGAGATGTTTTTGGCCGCGATGAAATGGATCAACCACGACATCGCCAATAGGAAACAATACGTTTTtgatgtattaaaaaaagtcaGATTGCCACTGATATCGTTTA cttttttggAAAGGGCCATAAACGAGTGTCCGGACTCAAGTTTGAAAATCGCCCTAAAATCGGTGCACGGGGACATGCTGAACCAAAAGGGGGCCCTGGTGCCTCTCAACGTGAAACCGAGAAAATGTGCCAAAAAGGATATTTACGTTATAGGCGGGTCCAAAAGGGAATTGCATAGCGTTTGGGACAGGGGTCTCGAAATGGATTATGTTAGTATCGAGAAATTTGATACTTTTACCAG aAAATGGACCAAAGTACCAGACATGCGCGTGAACCGTTTAGTACCAGGAGTGGCCTCCCTTAACGGTTACATTTACGTCGTAGGCGGAGAAGAAGACTCCAATATTCTATCCAGCTGTGAACG gtACGATCCGGTGACGAAAATCTGGACCGAAGTCGCCAGTATGCTGATATCCAGATGCGAATTCGGTCTGTGCGCTTTGGACGGTTTCCTGTACGCTATAGGCGGTTGGGTGGATACGGATATTAGCGGTTCGATTGAGAGATACAATCCCACTCAGGATAGTTGGGAAGTAGTCGGGAATTTACCGGAGCCCAGGTTTAGTATGGGATTGGTGTCTTATgaag ggttaatTTATATGGTGGGAGGATGCTCTTTGAACCAACGAAACATGCAGGATCTGATGAGTTACAATCCGGTGAGCAAGGAGTGGCAAAAGTTGCCCTGTATGTCGGTCGCACGGTTCCAAATGGGCGTGGCCGTCCTGGACGACTATTTGTACGTGGTGGGCGGTACCCATAGGCAGCAGGTTCTCAGTTCGGTGGAAAGGTATTCGTTTAAAAAg aataaatggGAGACGGTGCCCAGTATGAAAATGGAACGTAGCGGACCAGCTGTTTCGGCTATAGATGGTTTTTTGTATGTTATAG GTGGATCCCAGACCCACGCGACCCCATTCTACAGCGCCCAATGCACCATATCGGCGGTCGAATGTTACGACCCGTATAAAAACACGTGGTCCGACTGTCCGCCCCTTTCGGAAACGAGGGCGGAAGCGGGGGCGGTCGTTATATGA